The region GGTAGTTTTCCACGCGCCGCTTCTTCGGGTTCGTCGGCCGGGATCAAATCGATCAGCCGCTCAATGATGTCGTCGGGGCCGATCCCCTCGGCCTCGGCGTTGAAGTTGGTCATCACGCGATGCCGCAGCACCGGCAGCGCCACCGCCCGCACGTCGCTCGTGTCGGCGAAGAAGCGGCCGTGCAGCACCGCCCGCGCCTTGGCCCCCAGCACCAGGTATTGGCTCGCTCGCGGCCCCGCCCCCCAGCTCACATAGTCGCGGACAAAGTCGGGCACGTCTCCCTGCTCGCGCCGTGTCAGCCGCGTCAGCTTCAGCGCGTAGCGCATCACATGCTCGGCCACCGGCACGCGGCGCACGATCATCTGCAAAGTCAAAATTTCCTCGGCCGACAACGTGCGCACGATCTCGGCCCCCGTGTCGGTCGTGGTGCGCCGCACAATCTCCAGCTCTTCGTCTTCGCTCGGGTAGTCGACAAACACGTTGAACATGAAGCGGTCAAGCTGCGCCTCGGGCAAGGGATACGTCCCCTCCTGCTCAATCGGGTTCTGCGTTGCCAGCACAAAGAACGGCTCGGCCAACCGATGCCGCGTGCCTCCCACCGTCACCTGATACTCTTGCATCGCCTCCAGTAGCGCGGCCTGCGTCTTGGGCGGTGTGCGGTTCACCTCATCGGCCAGAATGACATTGGCGAAGATCGGCCCCGGCAAAAACTTGAACGCCCGCGTCCCCGAGATGCGATCTTCTTGAATCACCTCGGTGCCGGTGATGTCCGACGGCATCAGGTCGGGCGTGAATTGAATGCGATTGAACGAGAGCGTCAGGCTGTCGGCCAGGGTGCGAATCATCAGCGTCTTGGCCAGCCCCGGCACGCCCACCAGCAAGGCGTGGCCACGCGCGAACAGCGCCACCAGCAATTCTTCGATCACGGTCTCTTGCCCCACGATCACCTTGCTCAGTTCGTGGCGAATGCGATCGCACGCCTGATGAAGCTTTTGCACGGCTTGAACATCGCTGTCGAAAGGCATCGCAATCATCCGTGGGGTCTAAAGGTGGCGAAAAAAACGGCATCTCAAAACTACGGCGACTTGCCCGGCTCGGCCGCGGCCGGCGTCTCGCGCGCGGCGGTGCGGTCGCCGTCGGGCGGCGTGTTCGCTTCGCCAAAAGCGGTCAAACGGTTGGCCCCGGCAATCAACAGCAGGCGATCGGCGATCAGCAGGTTGCCGCCCGTGGCCGTCTCGTCGCGGCCGCGCAGGTCGATGCTGCGCCGCAACTCGCCGCTGGCCTGATCGAACTCAAAGATCGCGGTCCGCGTGGGCCAATAGATCAGGCTCCCCGCCAATACCCCGCGGCCAAACCCGCGCGGCGATTCGCCGTCGGGCCAGCCGCGCACCAGCTTGCCGCTTTCCACGTCGATCCAATACAGCCGCTCGCCGCTGGCCACCAGCGATCCCGCCGCCACCCCCAGCAGGTGGATCGCGTCGGGCGTGTAGCGCGTGTCCCAGAGCAGCGCGCCGGTCTCGGCGCTCAAGGCGTAAATGCGTTCGCTGTCCGACGGCGCGGCGAACACGCGCCCCTCGTCAATCACGCACGGCGTCAGATCGCGCTGCAGATAGGTGTGGGGCTGGCTCAGGTCTCCCACCTGTTGCTGCCGGTACACGCGCGCCCATTCCAAATGCCCATCGCGCGTCGACAGTTTGGCCACCGCCCCCAGGTTGGTGTTGAGATACAAAAACTCGCCGTCGAGCGTGAGCAGGTTGCTGGTCGCCTCGTCCATCTGTCCGCGCGCCGTGGTCTCGGCCGAAGCGACATACCGCCGCCAAAGCTGCCGCCCCGTGTCGGCGTCGTAACAGGCCACATGCGCCTGCGGGCGCACGTCGCTGCGGCGCAGCGCCACATACAGCTTGTCGCCGGCGACGACCGGCGCCCCCTCGAAGGCGAACTTCTCCTCCTCCGGAAAAATCTTCCACAACAACCGCCCCTGCGCCTGCAAATCCAGGCACGCCAGATAGCCGCGCCGCTCGTCGCTGACCGGATCGCTCACCGTGGAGGTGAGCGGCGAACCCAGCCGCGCGTACAGCCGATGTCGGTCGGCGGTCATCGAATAGCGCGGAACGATCGACTGCGTGTTGTAGAATGACCGCCGCAGCGGACTGTTGGGCGTCGAGTCGCGATGGATCACGCCATCTTCGGAGCCCCAGGCCGGCTTTCCCGTCGCCAGCTCGTAGGCCATGATCTGGTCGCTGGTGTTGACCAGCACCAGGTCATCCACCACCAGCGGATGATAGCTCAACAGCCTGTGCTGCTTGCCGATCACGGGCCGCGTGGCGGTCACGCGCCGCACCATCGGCCCGGTCGAGAGCACCATCACCTCGCTCGCCGCCACTTCCGTCAGCGGCGCCTGCCACGCCTTGGCGCCCAGGTCGACCGCGTGCCGCGCCACTCGGCTGCGCCGCGCGTTGCCGGCGAACGTCGGCCAGTCGCCGCCGACCGGCTCGGCCGACCAGGCGCTGCTGGCGGCCAGTGTCGCCTCCAGCAAATCGGCGAACTTGCCTTGCCGCCCCGCCAATACGCCGGCGGCGTCGCCATACCGCGCGCGGTAGTCGGTCAACTCGCGCTGCGCCCGCTCGGCGCGCCCTTCCAATATCGATACCAGCACCAGCCGCGCGTTGATCTCGGCCTTCGATAGCTCGGTATCGGGGTAAACCAGCAGCGTGTCGACCACGCTGTTCGCCGTCGCCGCCCCCACCCGCTCGGCGGTCGGCAGAATCATCTGCCATGCCCGCCGCGCGCCGCTATGGTCGCCGCGCTCCAGCGCCAACTCGCCCAACAGCGCCAGCGCGTCGTCGGTCGAGCGGCTGGCAAAAGTCTCCTCCACCACCTTCCACAGCAGCGCCTCGTCGCGCGCCGCCTGGCCTTGTTCCCACCACGCCCG is a window of Pirellulales bacterium DNA encoding:
- a CDS encoding MoxR family ATPase, translated to MPFDSDVQAVQKLHQACDRIRHELSKVIVGQETVIEELLVALFARGHALLVGVPGLAKTLMIRTLADSLTLSFNRIQFTPDLMPSDITGTEVIQEDRISGTRAFKFLPGPIFANVILADEVNRTPPKTQAALLEAMQEYQVTVGGTRHRLAEPFFVLATQNPIEQEGTYPLPEAQLDRFMFNVFVDYPSEDEELEIVRRTTTDTGAEIVRTLSAEEILTLQMIVRRVPVAEHVMRYALKLTRLTRREQGDVPDFVRDYVSWGAGPRASQYLVLGAKARAVLHGRFFADTSDVRAVALPVLRHRVMTNFNAEAEGIGPDDIIERLIDLIPADEPEEAARGKLPEVFKSADAG
- a CDS encoding PQQ-binding-like beta-propeller repeat protein, whose amino-acid sequence is MTREEKRSGPMLSGAAGRCFCWAAALAALVTCLTASGARGQFQISNRYELSEAVYLDEIDNAGKTHLTQFNTLLEAGQWGEALDALRQLDESNGDRLIDVGERRYISVSDYCQQRLCAAPAEALELYRQAADPIARAWWEQGQAARDEALLWKVVEETFASRSTDDALALLGELALERGDHSGARRAWQMILPTAERVGAATANSVVDTLLVYPDTELSKAEINARLVLVSILEGRAERAQRELTDYRARYGDAAGVLAGRQGKFADLLEATLAASSAWSAEPVGGDWPTFAGNARRSRVARHAVDLGAKAWQAPLTEVAASEVMVLSTGPMVRRVTATRPVIGKQHRLLSYHPLVVDDLVLVNTSDQIMAYELATGKPAWGSEDGVIHRDSTPNSPLRRSFYNTQSIVPRYSMTADRHRLYARLGSPLTSTVSDPVSDERRGYLACLDLQAQGRLLWKIFPEEEKFAFEGAPVVAGDKLYVALRRSDVRPQAHVACYDADTGRQLWRRYVASAETTARGQMDEATSNLLTLDGEFLYLNTNLGAVAKLSTRDGHLEWARVYRQQQVGDLSQPHTYLQRDLTPCVIDEGRVFAAPSDSERIYALSAETGALLWDTRYTPDAIHLLGVAAGSLVASGERLYWIDVESGKLVRGWPDGESPRGFGRGVLAGSLIYWPTRTAIFEFDQASGELRRSIDLRGRDETATGGNLLIADRLLLIAGANRLTAFGEANTPPDGDRTAARETPAAAEPGKSP